The DNA sequence ATCTAAGACGCATATTTGTCATCCTTAAGTTTGAGgattcttaatttcttaatctttattaaaaaataatatttggacaCTGAATATACTTaatgagaaagataaaagagagaaaatatttaTCGATCCATTATAACTgatataatgtgataaaaaaataataggggTTAAAAGTAAGTGTTTAAAAAAAGATGTCTAAATATCATTCTCTTTATTATTGTTCATTTGCTCAAGTGTtaacattcttattttttttatacttcgcTTGCACTGGTGTGCATTTGTTATTTGAAAGGGAGTGTAATAGCAATTGTTTTGTCAATACTaggtaacaaatatttttaatgcaaaatatattatttttttaacaacaaaaGTTGTGGACCCAATGAATCTTGAGCTTTGGTGGTGATGGTACGTACTTTGTCACAtcccacatgatgtaagcttcattggagcttgtaggcctaggatcttctttatcaatggattcctttatttcttggaagatgaatggcagcggaatggagaaggaagagagagaggagacaccacttcaaggagaagatgagtctaaaagaagctcaccaccataggaggccatggataaaagcttggaggaagaaggagatgaatgaagggagggggagagaagagcacaaaattttgtgctctaaaagagttctgaaatctgaagtttaatattcaaatgatcaaatttgaaaaaaatgcacacacatgacttctatttatagcctaagtgtcacacaagattggaggaaaattttgaatttcaattcaaaattcacttgaatttgaaattgaatttgtggagccaaactttggagtcaaaatttcactaattatgattagtgaattttagttatggtttagcccactaatccaagatcaatttcaagattctccactaagtgtgcttaggtgtcatgagacatgtaaagcatgaaggacatgcacaaagtatgactatatgatgtgacaatgaagtgtagtaagcaaatgctcacctccccctctaaaatttaattggattgggtttcaaccaattcaattaaatttatttccaactacacacatcaaatattcacttagtgcatgtgaaagtacaaaactacccctaatacaaaaactagtctaggtgccctaaaatacaagggttgaaaaatcctacatttctagggtaccctacctacattatggagccctaaatacaaggaccaaatataatgacatcctagtctaatatgtacaaagataattggacccaacgttggcccatgggctcagaaatctaacctaaggttcatgagaaccctaggaccttcttcaacagctctagcccaatcctcttggagcttcttgctcatggctctagtgactggtccttTCCTaaggaggattgcatcaccacacaaaaaaattatcccaAATAAATTGTCGAGTTTTGTTATGGGGATCATTAGTTTCAGTTTTGATGGCTAAGTAGGGATATAGTTTTCCCTCCTTCAAAGGTTGTGTTTGGTtttgaagaaagaaataaaatacatgaaaataggagaataataattttaaaaaaagacacataatagaaataaaattgaatgttaagttttttggtttaaaagaaatatgtgaaaaatggaatagaaataatattgtaaagtatttaaaaatactgAAATATCCATGTCCTTATGTCCATTTTCCACTCCTTTCTTTATcacaaaatactaaaaattataaaaattatcacCGACGGCAATTCCTACATCTCCGATGACCAGATCCTATCATCGACAACGTCAACACCACCAATAGCATCCTCGTTGTGAAGTCCCTTGTGCAAATTGAGGCCAGCCACCATAACAAGTTCTATGATGATAACGCACGCGTCACAAACTTGCTCATCAATGCCTTCGTCGAAGGAAGAGGAAATTGTTCTCATCGGCGCAACATGACCCTCATGAAGAGTGGAAGTGTGATTCTAGGACAACCTCCAACGATGACAAAACAATGTAGATATAGGGCCAAAAATGACTTTGTCTCTTAACATTCGTTGTTTACTATTAGGGATGTCTCGTCTTTGGCCCGCTTAATTAAGGTGGGTTAGATACCTTGGTCCGTCTCGCTTATGGGTGGGCCCACGGGCCAGTAAGTTGGCTcaccatatttaaaataaaaaataaaaataaaaataaatttaaatttaaatttaaaaaaaacttgaaatataatattaatgtttCTCAATAAATACTAAAGTATCTTTTTCTATCTACGAAAATAATAGCATTATTAAGACTGGCCTCTGGCATAAGGAGTGACaatgttgaaaattaaaatcacaaaaattgGTTGAATATATCATTATGTCAACCACTCAGCATCCCAATCAAGAATAGACTATGATTCCCTATgtataaaagtaattattataaccCATTTGTCGAAGGAATTGGTATGAGCTACTCCCTGTAATCTTTATATTTGACCATATACGTTTGCGCTAGGTGGTTGAAAGTCATTTGGGGGTTCATCCAAGTTAATGCATTATTAAGTATGAATGCTTTCACAATGTCTGGAACATGAATTGTTCCTATATATAAAACTCAATTACCTAATTCattaagattaagaaaaatggttaatttaatttatagtaataaatttgtcttaaatttataattttttccctAAATTATTCTTGTCATTTATACTCATCTCTTCTGATTGTTTGTTAATacattctctttttttaattaaaggaatttctagtctaaaaataattaatgtaaagaaTATTGTAGATTCAATCTTATAAAAATGAGCAATCACTATTTTAAACTTGGATCTTATAAATAGGAATAGAGGGAGTACAATATAGCTTTTACATATACATGCTATAGTATCTTTGgtgatttattgtttttttaagtaaaaacatgttacatatacatattttttaaaaataaaaatagaagcaaGCTGGTGGGCCAACTTGTCCCACCCTACCCGTGGCTCGTCGGATTGACAAACTAAATAGGGTGGACCAAAACGAGTTGGTGGGTTGAAGTCTCCACCTTGCCCACCAAAATTATGGTGGTCTAGCGGGCCGGTCTGTCTATCCCTCCCCCACACTATCATCCTTATTTCCTATGTACTATCCAAATgttgaagagaaataaaatcaCATGGGACCcaccaaattcaaattaaattcacATATAGATCTCTTGTAAAATGCTCCTAGTGTATGTTCGTCTACAACATTGTATTTTTGTCTTTCAAACCACACATAGTCTAAGTCAAAGCATTCCTAATTTCTTAatctttattgaaaaatataaaatcatcaaGTTTGACTCTAACGGACTCCCGAGAGTAAAATCGTTATTACCTATAACTTAACCATGTGCGTGatactttaaattttgaatatataaaaataaaaatttcgtCTAAGATTTAAGATTCTTTTTTTGTCACAACAATATTTAGTGTGAGTAGCATGTTCATGTaagagcatatatatatatatatatatatatagagagagagagagagagagagagagagagaaatagatagataaatacCCAATAgatacatgaataaaaaataatgttgttatcTATGTGAGCATGAgatttaataattgaaattaattatttattacaataattagatttaaaaaaatgaatgataataataatgaataattctaaaagaattatttttaaaataaataaattccttCTCTCTCTAGCGCGTACACAAACAcacataatatatatgtatatagtaagagagagagaggacaaTAAATTATACTATTAGGATTTAGGAGGgagaaaagaagataaaaacttAGATTGTTATTTTCTAACCCACCTTTCCCCCTTTTATAAGAAATGTCCTAGACCAATATGATGGGAAAAAAGATACCataacattttcatattttcatatcCCACCGTCACaccaaataacaaaatataataatatataataattatcctatcttatctagatatcaAATGAAACTTAAAGCTCTGGCCATTGAAAGTAAGtgttaaggttttttttttcaccacaCTTCCATTTTATTGTGgagtttgaaaaatataatgagaaaaaaaaatttcataaaagaaaaatataagcttttataaaatactaatctcatcataaaaaaatcaaaatatgtaagcttttataaattacaattatCCTCTatacattttcatattttaatatattgtatgtttttttaattgtcaacactattaaaaatatttaaggctCTAGTCTctagaaaaaaggaaatatcaAATAAGGATGCGGTACCGCGGCGGTAAGAAATTTGTGAACAATAAAATTTTCTCCAAGAAATAGCAACAATCAaccatatttctttctttttttttattctttttatttgggattGTGTCAAAGTCAATGGATTTTTTTGTCACTAACTTACTGTGTACTTGGTATTAGAGGTGgggatgataaaaattaaaaggataaaataataaaattatcaatttattctttttttataaatatttttccttacACCAAAGATATCTCCtaactaataattatatctACCAACTGGACCTTATCGTTAATAGACTGAATATCTAAATTCAAGATTAGATGTTTAAAATTcgttttagtccttaaaaataatctaaaattaaaacaaaggcCTGACTCATTTGATCCATGGCCCGGGTAAGTGAGAAAATTTTGGGCCTATAATTAACTTTACCCAATCAGATTTAAGAGTGCTGCTAGTGCACCCAGCACTAACCACGAAGAGATAGAAATATCccttatggatcaagttgatccataagttaatttttaagatttatggatcaacttaatccgtaagtcttttacggataaagttgatccataagttaatttttaagatttactgatcaagttgatccgtaagtcttttacgaatcaacttgatccgtaaattaatttttaagacttacgaatcaagttgatccgtaaggggAGAAATTAACAGGGACAGTTTTACCATTTTCAAAGAATGCTGGGTGCATCAATAATAATACTGGGTGCACCAAGCAACACTCCAGATTTAACTATCTTATACTTCTAATGAACCTACTCAAGTGAGTCCACCCAACTCGCCTTTGTACTCTGTAGAGTGTAGGAGGAGAAAGCGAGGGGAAAAACGCTGATACTACACTAGTCGTAGGTTTGTGACAtgttttgttaatgttttctttttttgtgtaaaTCAAAGCTTCAAACATGGCAATGGCAAGAGGTATCGTTAGGAGGATGAGGAATACGGTTGGTGCTGTTCTTCTACTACGctcttcaacaacaacaactcatTCACACTCCTTCCATTTTTATAAAGATTCTCTCTCTCCATTGGAATCCCACCTTTGTTCCTTCTCCTCTACTTTCCTTCGCTCCTTCTCTCACCATTTCCCAGGTTCTTTCTCTCTCCCTTCATCTTTTTactgtaaaaataaaatctttaatgGCATATTAGTTATGGGTTGGTTTCAATGAGTAGTTGGTTTTGAAGCTTGGAAGGAATACCGTGAAAACTTTAGCCCATGTTTGTTTTGAATTTAGAACAGTTACTTTGACTAGTTTCAGAGATGCTTAGTTTTGGTTTTGTACTTTTGTTTGCTTTCTATTGTTTGTCAGGAGTTTAATGctaataatttcaataaattcttTCTTACTTGCCTCTTAATCTCATGTGGAATTGGATTCTCTTGATATGGCTTTGCTTTTGGAGCTGTTTTGTAGATGGTTTCTACTTCTATTAAGGGAATATCCTAAATAGTTGTGAAGAAGCTGTAAAATGAAGCTTCTTTGCTTTGTTACTTTAATGCCCCTTTTTCCATCCTCATTTGTTCTCTCTACTAAAATTTCTTCCCTTTGATATTTACTAGCAACTCAATGATTAAGATAATAAGATCCTATAGTAACACACTTGTCATTgttggagatataaggttggatGGGTGGTTAAGAAAGAAGGGAAGGAGGGAAAGGTCCCAGGTTTGATCCCTCATGCtaacaaaaaactaacaaactattaacattttcctataaaagaaaaattgttgcAATTAGTCGTTGGCATTGttgattgttttgttttgtttcacgATATCTAATCTAGGTGTTTATTAATTCTTCTCTAGAGGCTATGTGAAGTTATAGTTCTCAAATTTTAGgtgtttttataaaactattatCTCAAAAGATTCAAGTATGTTGAATTTACAGATGAGACAACTGATGAAGGTGCAAGCACAGATGGATGGGAAGAGGAAGATGAGGTTGAACCCAAGGTACCTTGTCTTTGACTTGAAGGTTATTGTTGCTTTAATGTAGAGATCTTCATTTTGGTTAAATAATGGATATAATTACTTGTTGTTTAAATTTGTTGCTGTCTTTGTGTGTAGATTGGTGATGGGGGTGATGGTGGTGGAGTTGCCTTGCAAAATGTTCCTTGGGGTCAGCGAGCTCTCTCTATTGCTGAGGAGGTGCTTATGCAGTTCAGTGAGGACATCAAACTATTTGCTTTCAAGACAACTCCTCGTGGATATGTTTATGTGAGATTGGACAAATTAACTCATGAGTAAGGGTTCAACTTATATAATATGCAACACCCGAAGAACATATTTACATTCTTTTAATTAGCTTATCTTAGAATTTGGGGTTAGGGAATCAACCCCACAAAACTGTTTTGTAAGTGAGAATTGCCCATGCTTTATAAGCtctatttaactatttaagGCATAGCTCTAGGCTGCAATTAAGGCGGGCTAGGGGTGACGAAAGTTAAGGTTGGTATCCAATAAGCCCCTCAAGCCAAGGGTTATGGGCCTACAACATTTCAATGTAGGTGACCCAATGATAGATCTAGGATAAATTCTAATACTATCTTGAAATTTGAGCTTAGGTCCTACTTAACCCCACAAAATCGGTTTATAAAATGAGTATTGCCCAAACTTTATAAGCTCTATTTAAGTCACTAGGCAATGTGAGACTAAACACACTCCCTTGAGGTTGCAATTTAGGCAGCCCCTTAAGAGACCACAATTAAGGCGGGCTACAGGTGACCACAATTAAGGTGGGCTTCAAACACTTATTTGGAGGGGGTGTTCCAAATAGAGCTGCCAAGGTTGTCAAAACATGACACGGAGAGTCTACATAAGCTTCCATAGACTCAACTCATAAATTTGTAAGAATATaccaattataaaaacaatattaaaaaacctATTAATGTCATATAAGCATAACATAATACTCTTGACATAATTATTGGGAAAAACCCAAGAAGTCTTGCATCAGCTAGAGATAGTGTCAAGATAGAGCATATAAGTTGAGGAGAAATCTCATCCTATGAGCTAGCTTTTAGAGTTAAGTTAGTACtaaacccacattctaagatgatatcAAAGTCTATCCTAAATTCATTAAACGGGCCACCTACTATGTTATCCATGCACCAAGCCCAAAAGTGTTGGGCGTGAGAGGGTGTATTGCAAAAAACTCAAGTCCCACATCTACTAGAGATAGTACTTAGATAAAGTATATAAGTGGAGGGTAACCCTCATTCTATGagttagcttttggggttgagttggGCTTAAATCCACATtctaagaataataataataattcaacaATTCaacttcataataaaaaaaagtagcaaCCAGCAAAACACAATAATAAAGTTTGATAGTACATTAGTACTAAATAAGAACAACTAAGGAAATGTGACTGAGTTTCCTTTCTGAGAGCAATGTGTAAATCAATATCAGGTGACATAAACATTTGGAGCTATTATTGTTTCAAACTCTCGCTTTCTTGAGTAAACGAGTGTCTTGGCATTTTGTACTTCTACATCTCCTGAGTTTAAATTGCCTGCTGTTTATGGATGAGATAGTGACATGTTTAGTGTTTAGAAAAGTTAGTATTTTAGACAGATTTAGTGTTTATGATGGGTTTATAAAGGACTTATGCAGAGGTCAAAAACCAAGCTTTGATCAAATTCACCCCTTGAAGAGAGGGATTTTGGAAGCAGCAGTGCTTTAAAGAAGATAACATTAGGGGCAGCAAACAAAGGTTATTGATGGATCATAGCAGTTGTAGCCTTTTTGAGTAGGAGAGTACAACAACAGTCAAGACTTTTTCCTTCTTAATAGTTTTGCCTGTAGTTTTCCtcggtcttcctctgcctctaGTGATTGGACTACTGTTCATCTCATTGGGAGTTCTACATGTCTTCTCCACAAATACTCAAACAACCACCCTTGGCGAGATTCTACCATCTTTTTTACAATAGATGCTGCCCCAACTTTTTACCTAATGCATTCATTCCTAATCATATCTCGTCTAGTATGTTCACTTGTTCAATGCCCAATGCAAAATTCTCATCTCTGCTGCAtttgtgtttataatttatttttgagtaGGAGTGTAACCAATAAAAACACATTATGTGAATGAGGGCTTAATTTAAATGGGGTAAAGCTAAAAACACCAAGGGGCAGGATCAGAACTGAGGTGGGAGGTAGGGAAAAAATGTTGAATTTTTTGTATAGGTGTTTCATAGGACAGAACACAGTTTGACATTCTATTGATGAGGTAGGCAGATATCAAATTCAACAGGGACACTCATTTTAtgaacttttttatttctaatacttataatatattttatgaaagttaaattcccaagaaaaaatatttcccaCTTctctaattttcaaatttttattccaACTTCATCCATCTTTCTCCAACCCTGCCTTACTACTATAGTGAAGGTCTTAACTGCCTTCTGCTCCAATCACTTACTGAGGgctaaacattttatttttttgtgttcaacTTTCCAACTTTATTTTCAGATATGGGTGTCCAAGCATGGAAGAGCTTGAATGCTACAATCAGAAATACAAGACAAGATTAGATGAAGTTGGAGCGCTAGGAGAGATACCTGATGATTTGGCTCTTGAGGTAATGCATGGCTTCTATGTCCTATACACTTGTTccaatttgattttattcagtTGTAAATGATTGTTCCTTTGAGGTGTATTTGGTACTTAACAAAGCATAATTTTGCTCTGAAGGTTTCATCCCCAGGTGCCGAGAGGCTACTAAAAGTGCCAGATGATATTAGTCGATTCAAAGACTTGCCTATGAGAGTCTGTTATACAGAAAATATAGAGTCCAATTGCCCAGAAAAGGATGGAGTTTTCTTGTTAGATTCTATAGAAAATGACTCAGAGATGTGTGTGTGGAAGTTGGCAGACGTTAAAGAGAATAGAGATCCCCTTAAAAAAGGCAGACCTTTAAGTCGTAAACAGAAGGATTGGAGATTACAACTGCCATTTAACTTGCATAGAATGGTAACACTGTACCTTGAATAATTGTAAAATCTATTGTTATTTTGATTCAGGAACATGGATTTTCTTTCTGTCTCTCTTCCCTTCCCCCTTTTGCCTACCTATATTTTCTTGACTAGATATGATATGTGGAAGTAGTTTaagaaaagatattttttttttaagttttagtagTGGGCTCGGTACCAGGTTTTGTTCtggttttcaaaattttagatgCAATTTGAGTATAATTAGCTGCTTCTTTGGACATATGTTTGTACTGTGTGTTTAGTAGTGCTTTCACCAGGTCCAATGTGCAtcaaaacagaagcaactaaaacTAGCTTCCAcatttttttagatgatatgAGGTGATTTAAGCTTcaaacatgcatatttggaGTGGATCCAAACATGCGTCTAGTCTAAGAGATTCGgcaagaagttcaaagagatgaagctctaaatttattatttttgtaatattcaGAAATTAAGCTTATTACCATGAGCATAAGTGCATAGTTACAACAATTTACTGAGACCTCTTTCATTATGGTTGCTCATAAATGGaataacattttcatttttaattatatcatgTTATTCTCAACATCTTCCGATTGCTTAGTTT is a window from the Glycine max cultivar Williams 82 chromosome 2, Glycine_max_v4.0, whole genome shotgun sequence genome containing:
- the LOC100806065 gene encoding uncharacterized protein, which codes for MAMARGIVRRMRNTVGAVLLLRSSTTTTHSHSFHFYKDSLSPLESHLCSFSSTFLRSFSHHFPDETTDEGASTDGWEEEDEVEPKIGDGGDGGGVALQNVPWGQRALSIAEEVLMQFSEDIKLFAFKTTPRGYVYVRLDKLTHEYGCPSMEELECYNQKYKTRLDEVGALGEIPDDLALEVSSPGAERLLKVPDDISRFKDLPMRVCYTENIESNCPEKDGVFLLDSIENDSEMCVWKLADVKENRDPLKKGRPLSRKQKDWRLQLPFNLHRMVTLYLE